The following are from one region of the Corynebacterium hindlerae genome:
- a CDS encoding metallophosphoesterase: MACVKKILLSLFGAGLTTMAWGYSELSRFRLKHETLEVFEPGFLDGGEFTILHISDLHMLPAHSRKQQWVAALSALNPDLVVNTGDNLSSADAVPAVLRALGPLLSKPGLFVFGTNDYFGPRPVNPIGYLLGKKRKVSDQALPWEGMRAAFLEHGWRDATHQRHEFKVGKVRIAAAGVDDPHHNLDNYSLVAGSPNPDADLTIALTHSPEPRVLTQFEADGYDLSLSGHTHGGQLCLPFERAIVTNCGIDRTRANGLHRFGKMWMHVTNGLGTSPYVPFRIFCRPSATLIHLVEKAN; this comes from the coding sequence ATGGCATGCGTGAAGAAAATCTTGCTTTCCTTGTTCGGTGCCGGCCTCACGACCATGGCCTGGGGGTATTCGGAGCTCTCACGCTTCCGGCTCAAGCACGAAACACTCGAGGTATTCGAACCAGGTTTTCTCGACGGCGGAGAGTTCACCATCCTGCACATCTCCGACCTCCACATGCTGCCCGCCCACAGCAGGAAACAGCAATGGGTCGCAGCGCTATCCGCCTTAAACCCCGACCTCGTGGTCAACACCGGTGACAACCTCAGCTCCGCCGACGCCGTCCCCGCAGTACTCCGCGCTCTGGGCCCACTGCTCTCCAAGCCCGGGCTGTTTGTCTTTGGCACCAACGACTACTTCGGGCCACGCCCCGTCAACCCCATCGGTTACCTCCTGGGCAAGAAACGCAAAGTCAGCGACCAGGCCCTTCCCTGGGAAGGGATGCGCGCAGCGTTCCTCGAGCACGGCTGGCGCGATGCCACCCACCAACGCCACGAATTCAAGGTCGGTAAGGTACGCATCGCAGCCGCAGGTGTCGACGACCCCCACCACAACCTGGACAACTACTCCCTCGTAGCCGGCTCCCCCAACCCCGACGCCGACCTAACAATCGCACTCACCCACTCCCCCGAACCACGCGTACTCACACAATTCGAAGCCGACGGCTACGACCTCTCCCTCTCCGGCCACACCCACGGTGGACAGCTGTGCCTGCCCTTCGAACGGGCAATCGTGACCAACTGCGGCATCGACCGAACTCGCGCCAACGGGCTACACCGCTTCGGGAAAATGTGGATGCACGTCACCAACGGCCTCGGCACCTCACCCTACGTGCCATTCCGCATCTTCTGCCGACCTTCCGCCACCCTGATTCACCTCGTGGAAAAGGCCAATTAG
- a CDS encoding metal-sensitive transcriptional regulator has product MNHDHGYTAAKDAYLARLRRIEGQIRGIHRMVEEDEYCIDILTQISAANSALENVALGLLGDHIKHCVVGAARAGDPSEKIAEVEAAIKRMVK; this is encoded by the coding sequence GTGAACCATGACCACGGCTACACCGCAGCTAAAGACGCATATCTGGCCAGGCTCCGACGCATCGAAGGCCAGATCCGCGGTATCCACCGCATGGTCGAAGAAGACGAATACTGCATCGACATCCTCACCCAAATATCCGCAGCAAATAGCGCCCTAGAAAACGTGGCGTTGGGACTCCTTGGTGATCACATCAAACACTGCGTGGTCGGGGCAGCCCGCGCAGGGGACCCTTCCGAAAAAATCGCCGAAGTAGAAGCCGCGATCAAGCGGATGGTGAAGTAG
- a CDS encoding DUF4040 family protein yields the protein MTLLLVLLIAGAAVVASPLLVRVVERQAGWPLAALFIAAAVVLAQHPSGFRVPWALGASFAIKADGLSFFFAMLALLIGAVVFIYSAAYLPKRKGNQSFYLIMSSFMLAVLLLVLADDVILLFVGWELVSIASFLLIARSGSGGQAGAMRTLILTFIGGLTLLAAIAIMVTQSGTTNLTEILASDMWDDHYLTELMAMLIAVSAFTKAAQLPFHFWLPEAMAAATPVSAFLHAAAVVKAGVYLLIRFSGIFHDVAVWQYLLMATGMTTAIMAALFAIQKTDLKQLTAYSTVSHLGWLVATIGVGTPFALAAALVHTLAHAMFKSSLFMLIGVIDHQTGTRDIRRLGPLVKKLPFTFASVVIAAASMASVPPLLGFVSKEGMLTAFADYPVMLFFAAIAALLTFTYSARIVFGAFVDGPRPMDEVKEAPVALWLPAALPALLSVPLVFAISVLDSPVDEALHAVGMEHHSHLALWHGVNVPLLISAAVLVLGVLGVLGRKKLLAPISGTQLLPFTGALALDRATGGLKRVGRVFAEIANSFSPARHLAWPAVTVVVLALAAWASNMDGAGLAPRVAGTDRWTDLMTLAIVATSVIGLVRTRSRLTAVLLLSAIGVGVTFQILTLGAPDVALTQFMVELLVIVMIMLVLRHQPRGFAPVKPGRKYWSGAIAIAVGVTVFFGIWTLVGRHERPELAMWYLREAPGITGGANVVNTILVEFRALDTLGELSVLGMAGVVIAAVVASVPRSRTDHLPALYDAARNALPLQHLRRIVTPILLVLAVLIFMRGHNTPGGGFIAALVAASAFMLSYLAKGKDEPVVGKQVPFLLTGSGMLMALFSGYLGLTHGSFLYAIHGHILGEHVTSSMIFDGGVFLAVLGMVSLGINALGGYDRPGADSLPYERPEDSPLPPHNMPLSYKEEVR from the coding sequence GTGACCCTGCTCCTCGTTTTGCTGATTGCCGGGGCAGCCGTTGTGGCATCACCGCTGCTGGTACGCGTAGTGGAAAGGCAGGCAGGTTGGCCCCTGGCTGCGTTGTTCATTGCGGCGGCGGTGGTGCTAGCACAGCATCCATCCGGATTCCGAGTGCCGTGGGCGCTCGGGGCCTCTTTCGCTATCAAAGCTGATGGCCTGTCCTTTTTCTTCGCGATGCTCGCCCTGCTGATCGGCGCGGTCGTCTTTATATATTCAGCCGCTTACCTGCCTAAACGTAAAGGCAACCAGAGCTTCTACCTGATTATGTCGTCGTTCATGCTGGCGGTGTTGCTGCTGGTGCTTGCCGACGACGTGATCCTGCTCTTCGTGGGCTGGGAGCTGGTCTCGATTGCATCGTTCCTGCTCATCGCCCGTTCGGGTTCGGGTGGCCAGGCCGGCGCCATGCGCACGTTGATCTTGACGTTCATCGGTGGGCTCACGCTGCTGGCTGCCATCGCGATCATGGTGACGCAGTCCGGAACCACGAACCTCACCGAGATTCTGGCGAGCGACATGTGGGACGATCATTACCTGACGGAGCTCATGGCGATGCTCATCGCCGTGTCTGCGTTTACGAAGGCCGCGCAGCTACCCTTCCATTTCTGGCTGCCGGAGGCGATGGCTGCCGCTACCCCAGTGTCTGCGTTCCTGCACGCTGCCGCGGTGGTGAAGGCCGGTGTGTATCTGCTGATTCGCTTCTCGGGGATTTTCCACGATGTGGCGGTGTGGCAGTACTTGCTGATGGCCACGGGCATGACGACGGCGATCATGGCCGCGCTGTTTGCGATCCAGAAGACGGATCTGAAGCAGCTCACGGCATATTCCACGGTGTCCCACTTGGGGTGGCTGGTAGCCACGATCGGTGTGGGCACACCGTTTGCGCTGGCTGCGGCCCTGGTGCACACGCTTGCGCACGCGATGTTCAAGTCTTCGTTGTTCATGCTGATCGGTGTGATCGACCACCAGACGGGCACCCGCGATATTCGCCGGTTGGGCCCGCTGGTGAAGAAACTTCCGTTTACGTTCGCTTCCGTGGTGATCGCTGCGGCGTCGATGGCGTCTGTGCCTCCGCTGCTCGGTTTCGTGTCCAAGGAGGGCATGCTCACGGCATTCGCGGATTATCCGGTGATGTTGTTCTTCGCCGCTATCGCTGCGCTGCTCACCTTCACCTATTCCGCCCGCATCGTATTCGGTGCTTTCGTGGATGGCCCACGTCCAATGGATGAGGTGAAGGAAGCTCCGGTGGCGTTGTGGTTGCCGGCTGCGCTTCCGGCACTGTTGTCGGTACCGCTGGTTTTTGCCATCAGTGTGCTCGACAGCCCGGTAGACGAAGCCCTCCACGCGGTGGGGATGGAACACCACTCGCACTTGGCGCTGTGGCACGGGGTGAACGTTCCACTGCTGATTTCTGCGGCCGTGTTGGTGCTGGGTGTGCTGGGTGTGCTCGGCCGCAAGAAGCTGCTGGCCCCGATTTCTGGCACGCAGCTGCTGCCGTTCACGGGTGCGCTGGCATTGGATCGCGCGACCGGCGGTTTGAAGCGCGTTGGCCGAGTTTTTGCTGAGATCGCAAACTCCTTCAGCCCAGCACGTCACCTGGCGTGGCCGGCAGTGACGGTGGTTGTGTTGGCGCTTGCCGCGTGGGCGTCGAATATGGATGGCGCGGGCCTGGCGCCACGGGTTGCTGGCACGGATCGTTGGACTGATCTCATGACCTTGGCGATTGTGGCAACGTCCGTGATTGGGCTGGTGCGCACTCGTTCCCGTCTCACTGCGGTGCTGCTACTGTCCGCGATTGGTGTGGGCGTGACGTTCCAGATCCTTACCTTGGGTGCCCCTGATGTGGCGCTCACGCAGTTCATGGTGGAGCTACTGGTGATCGTGATGATCATGCTGGTGCTGCGCCATCAGCCACGTGGGTTCGCCCCAGTGAAGCCGGGCCGGAAGTACTGGTCGGGGGCCATCGCGATCGCGGTGGGCGTCACGGTGTTCTTCGGTATCTGGACGCTGGTGGGTCGCCATGAGCGCCCTGAGCTGGCGATGTGGTACCTGCGTGAGGCGCCGGGCATCACCGGTGGCGCGAACGTGGTCAATACGATCCTGGTCGAGTTCCGTGCCCTGGATACGCTGGGCGAGCTGTCCGTCCTCGGTATGGCGGGCGTGGTCATCGCCGCGGTGGTTGCCTCGGTGCCGCGCTCCCGCACCGACCATTTGCCGGCGCTTTACGACGCCGCCCGCAACGCACTCCCATTGCAGCACTTGCGCCGGATTGTGACGCCGATCCTGCTCGTGCTGGCAGTGCTGATCTTCATGAGGGGCCACAACACCCCTGGTGGTGGCTTCATTGCCGCGCTGGTGGCGGCTTCGGCGTTCATGCTCTCTTATCTGGCCAAGGGTAAAGATGAACCGGTCGTCGGTAAGCAGGTGCCTTTCCTACTCACTGGGTCCGGCATGTTGATGGCGCTCTTTTCCGGCTACTTGGGGCTGACGCACGGTTCGTTCCTGTACGCCATTCATGGCCATATCCTCGGCGAGCATGTCACCAGCTCGATGATTTTCGACGGCGGCGTGTTCCTCGCGGTGCTGGGCATGGTGTCCCTGGGTATCAACGCGCTTGGCGGCTACGACCGACCCGGTGCGGATTCGCTACCGTATGAGCGCCCGGAAGACTCCCCGCTACCACCACACAACATGCCACTGTCCTACAAGGAGGAGGTCCGATGA
- a CDS encoding cation:proton antiporter subunit C — protein MIITLTIAVLAAGGMYLVLQRGMFRIVLGMSLISHSANLTLLALGIPKWRGEPFSSTPLDVAADPLPQAFVLTAIVISMATTTFMLALAALGRSDDTASKHANEPEAALLITAARNVRPLPADSPRIERNKALEES, from the coding sequence ATGATCATCACCTTGACCATTGCTGTTCTTGCTGCTGGTGGCATGTATCTGGTGTTGCAGCGCGGCATGTTCCGCATCGTGCTGGGAATGTCCTTGATCAGCCATAGCGCGAACCTGACGCTGCTGGCGCTGGGTATTCCCAAGTGGCGTGGCGAACCGTTCTCCAGCACCCCTCTTGACGTGGCGGCTGACCCGCTGCCGCAGGCGTTCGTGCTGACGGCGATCGTGATTTCGATGGCCACCACCACGTTCATGCTGGCGCTCGCAGCCCTGGGCCGCAGCGACGACACCGCGTCGAAGCATGCGAATGAGCCGGAGGCGGCGCTGCTGATTACCGCCGCCCGGAACGTCCGTCCCCTGCCCGCCGACAGCCCCCGTATCGAGCGCAACAAGGCGCTGGAGGAATCATGA
- a CDS encoding monovalent cation/H+ antiporter subunit D family protein, producing the protein MILPLFVAVPLTAAALAVIAPWRWLRSLLFVVVPFLGIPAGVWLFTQGTIGHNVGLYPGGVSIAFAADQFTALFVITTSVVALTANWFAFVSGEITARFYPALTLMLIAGVNGALLTADLFNLFVFIEVMLLPSYGLMAMTGTRSRLAAGRTFVLSNLFASTLLLIGAGLVYAVSGTVNYAALAGAADHGPLVVAMGVVVIALAVKAGVVPLHTWLPRTYPATSSAVMGLFSGLHTKVAVFVLYRLYVVVFDADERWSWFIIAVMCVSMLIGGFAGLGERTIRRVLAYQMVNGMPFILVMLAFGTEAALAAGILYALHHMITVGSLVLTTGAIEETYGTGTLSKLYGLARRDPIASTVWAAGAFSVVGFPPFSGMWGKVGIVFAAAEPGNMRSWLVISVVIVASIGALLSMLRVWRKVFWGKPMGRYSASLGVTWAKLLPGLSLMVVSVGMFFAAGPLIDAISTASHALFDVPSYVSAVFGTTDPIGVVNASV; encoded by the coding sequence ATGATCTTGCCGCTTTTCGTTGCTGTCCCGTTGACCGCCGCAGCGCTCGCGGTCATTGCTCCGTGGCGGTGGCTCCGATCTCTGTTATTCGTCGTAGTGCCGTTCCTGGGAATTCCGGCAGGTGTGTGGCTGTTTACGCAAGGCACGATCGGGCACAATGTGGGCCTCTACCCCGGTGGCGTGTCCATCGCTTTTGCCGCCGATCAGTTCACAGCCTTGTTTGTGATTACTACCTCTGTGGTGGCGCTGACGGCTAACTGGTTCGCGTTCGTCTCTGGCGAGATCACCGCCCGTTTCTACCCTGCGCTCACCCTCATGCTGATCGCGGGCGTGAACGGCGCGTTGCTGACCGCTGACCTGTTCAACCTCTTCGTATTCATCGAGGTTATGCTGCTGCCTTCCTACGGTTTGATGGCGATGACCGGCACCCGGTCTCGTTTGGCTGCCGGCCGGACCTTTGTGCTGTCTAACTTGTTCGCTTCTACCCTGCTGCTGATTGGTGCGGGCTTGGTGTACGCCGTGTCCGGCACGGTGAATTATGCGGCGCTCGCGGGCGCTGCGGACCACGGGCCACTGGTAGTGGCGATGGGTGTTGTGGTGATTGCGCTAGCGGTGAAGGCCGGTGTGGTCCCGCTGCATACGTGGTTGCCGCGCACCTACCCGGCTACTAGCTCTGCGGTAATGGGCCTGTTCTCCGGTTTGCACACCAAGGTGGCGGTGTTTGTCCTATACCGGCTGTATGTGGTGGTGTTCGACGCTGACGAGCGCTGGTCCTGGTTCATCATTGCCGTCATGTGCGTGTCCATGTTGATCGGCGGTTTCGCTGGTCTGGGCGAGCGCACTATCCGCCGGGTGCTGGCTTACCAGATGGTCAACGGCATGCCGTTCATCTTGGTGATGCTCGCCTTCGGCACCGAAGCCGCGCTGGCTGCGGGCATACTGTACGCGCTGCATCACATGATCACGGTGGGCTCGCTGGTGCTGACCACCGGCGCGATTGAGGAAACATACGGCACGGGAACCTTGTCGAAGCTCTACGGCTTGGCGCGCCGCGACCCAATTGCGTCCACGGTGTGGGCTGCGGGCGCGTTCTCGGTTGTCGGTTTTCCCCCGTTTTCCGGCATGTGGGGTAAGGTCGGCATCGTTTTCGCAGCTGCGGAGCCTGGCAATATGCGCTCATGGCTGGTCATTTCGGTGGTGATTGTGGCGTCGATCGGTGCCCTGCTGTCGATGCTGCGTGTCTGGCGCAAGGTGTTCTGGGGTAAACCGATGGGGCGGTATAGCGCGTCGTTGGGCGTGACCTGGGCGAAGTTGCTGCCGGGGCTGTCGCTGATGGTGGTGTCGGTGGGGATGTTCTTCGCCGCAGGCCCGCTTATCGACGCCATTTCCACCGCATCCCACGCCCTCTTCGATGTCCCGTCCTACGTGTCCGCGGTGTTCGGCACCACTGATCCGATTGGAGTAGTCAATGCATCTGTTTAA
- a CDS encoding monovalent cation/H+ antiporter subunit E: protein MHLFKFIPWLIGQIIVGGLVIVRSAFSGSTGFKPVIVSYPLRITSDRDIFWFSSCITITPGTLSLGIRGDRLLVHAVYGADPGEVLAGLADMEERLVPSVASIDKGAPGQGAGNPLHSTFVAGHSDTNYGPYATSDEEN, encoded by the coding sequence ATGCATCTGTTTAAGTTCATCCCTTGGCTGATCGGACAGATCATTGTCGGTGGCCTGGTCATTGTCCGTTCCGCGTTTTCGGGTTCCACTGGGTTCAAGCCGGTTATCGTGTCCTACCCGCTGCGAATCACCTCAGACCGGGATATTTTCTGGTTCTCCAGCTGCATCACCATCACCCCAGGAACACTGTCCTTGGGAATCCGTGGCGACAGGTTGCTCGTCCACGCTGTGTATGGCGCCGACCCGGGTGAGGTTTTGGCCGGCCTCGCTGATATGGAGGAGCGCCTGGTGCCTTCCGTCGCTTCCATCGACAAAGGCGCACCAGGCCAAGGGGCTGGAAACCCATTGCACTCTACCTTCGTAGCTGGACATTCCGACACCAACTACGGCCCCTACGCCACCTCGGATGAGGAGAACTGA
- a CDS encoding monovalent cation/H+ antiporter complex subunit F, which yields MIIFVFVLGACLLGALALILFTHDDATRAVVADMVFFIMVAMYIVWTLVTDTSIVYEVALLAGLLGLLSTVSVARILSKGRR from the coding sequence ATGATTATTTTCGTGTTCGTGTTGGGCGCGTGCCTGCTGGGCGCGCTGGCCCTCATTCTCTTCACTCATGATGACGCCACCCGCGCCGTCGTGGCCGACATGGTGTTCTTCATCATGGTCGCCATGTACATCGTCTGGACTCTCGTTACTGATACCTCAATCGTTTACGAGGTCGCACTGCTAGCCGGATTGCTCGGCCTCCTGTCCACGGTGTCCGTCGCCCGCATCCTGTCGAAAGGCCGCCGATGA
- a CDS encoding Na+/H+ antiporter subunit G, with protein MSYVLVSIACILILGTVSALWRAPDALTRINLMGPTVGIALPLLILAKLLSDPFDWHNLIRALLSIFGLWVVAAVSSFYMGRSVHDAVEDL; from the coding sequence ATGAGCTACGTTCTGGTATCTATAGCCTGCATCCTGATCCTCGGCACCGTCAGCGCGCTCTGGCGCGCACCCGACGCCCTGACCAGGATTAACTTGATGGGCCCCACCGTGGGCATCGCACTGCCACTATTGATCCTGGCCAAGCTGCTATCCGACCCCTTTGACTGGCACAACCTAATCAGGGCTCTCCTATCCATCTTCGGACTCTGGGTCGTAGCAGCCGTGTCCTCCTTCTACATGGGCCGCTCCGTACACGACGCCGTGGAGGATCTTTAG
- a CDS encoding Ohr family peroxiredoxin: MSEALYTATVTSTGGGRDGRVSGDFESDIRPPAALGGSGDAPNPETLFAAAWAACFNGALQKIMKDSGVSVSEHEPSVTASVTLNKVSDGFRLSGAIKVSFAGGSFDGDAELVAKAHEFCPYSRAVRGDFDATAELV; encoded by the coding sequence ATGTCTGAAGCTTTGTACACCGCAACCGTAACCTCCACCGGCGGAGGCCGCGACGGCCGCGTTAGCGGTGACTTCGAATCCGATATCCGACCACCAGCTGCCCTCGGCGGCAGTGGCGACGCACCAAACCCAGAAACCCTCTTCGCCGCAGCCTGGGCAGCCTGCTTCAACGGCGCCCTGCAAAAGATCATGAAGGACTCCGGAGTCTCCGTTTCCGAGCATGAACCATCCGTCACCGCCTCCGTCACCCTGAACAAAGTCTCCGACGGATTCCGACTCTCCGGCGCCATCAAAGTGTCCTTCGCAGGTGGCTCCTTCGACGGCGACGCCGAACTCGTAGCCAAAGCACACGAATTCTGCCCATACTCCCGCGCAGTACGCGGCGACTTCGACGCAACAGCCGAGCTGGTCTAG
- a CDS encoding RNA polymerase sigma factor: MSFIPPHDDDYVTRLALKAGRGDKRALTEFIQLTQGDVWRLLAHLGGRDIADDLTQETYLRVIGALPRFSARSSAKTWLLSLARRVWVDNIRHDMARPRKSAAQLEDAAAPSSWAEWVDARMLIDALDPDRREALILTQVLGYTYEEAAKIAGVRVGTIRSRVARARADMVAASEPAAKAKEA; this comes from the coding sequence ATGAGCTTCATTCCGCCGCATGATGACGATTACGTCACGCGCCTTGCCTTGAAGGCCGGGCGTGGGGATAAGCGTGCCCTGACCGAGTTTATCCAGCTCACGCAGGGTGACGTGTGGCGGCTGCTCGCGCACCTCGGGGGCCGCGATATTGCGGATGACCTGACCCAGGAAACGTACCTCCGCGTGATCGGCGCGCTCCCCCGGTTTTCGGCGCGGAGCAGCGCAAAGACGTGGCTATTGTCGCTCGCGCGTCGCGTGTGGGTGGACAATATTCGGCATGATATGGCGCGCCCGCGCAAGTCGGCGGCGCAGCTTGAGGACGCAGCGGCGCCGTCGAGTTGGGCGGAGTGGGTCGACGCACGCATGCTTATCGACGCCCTAGATCCCGATCGTCGGGAAGCCCTCATCTTGACCCAGGTGCTCGGCTACACCTATGAAGAGGCTGCGAAGATCGCGGGCGTTCGGGTTGGCACTATTCGCTCCCGTGTGGCGCGTGCCCGCGCCGATATGGTGGCGGCATCTGAGCCGGCTGCGAAAGCCAAGGAAGCATAA